aaaagaagaaatccCTGCTTCTTGGGAGAAGTTCTGAACACTTGCTATTAGAGGCTCTGCAAGAAGGGACAACATGGTAATTCCCAACACCACATATCCTATTGCCTCCATCCATGCAGATATTCCTTTGCTTTGGTTCTGTTCCATAACCTTCTCAACATCTTCCCAAGTCTAAGCCACAATCATTTCGGAATGGTTAACGTTTTTGCCAATCAAAAATTGCTGGACAACTAAAATCTCAAACTAGTCAAAATGTGAGATTAGTTAAGATGGTaaagaataaattatcatttgtatCATGAAAGATACATGGACTGACAAATGtacctaaataaaaataaaacgacaattataaTTACGGAAGATGGCCTCCGTGTGCCAAAAGTATCCCGACATTACAATGGTTTTAACATAATGAAAGGAAGAATGAAAGCTTTAAGTTAGTTTAGTAAAGGAAGAGTGAAAATACTTGATGGGTTCCATGAGATGAAGTTTTTGAGTGAGCAGTTTGGCTGGAATTGGAGTTTATCCATTTTGTAAAACCATCAACAAATTCGTCCTTACTGATTTCATTGTCTCTATTAATATCAAGATCTTGGACTAGTTTTGTAACCGCCTCCTCCACGTCCACCACATGACTAAAGTGAATGTTCTTCACCATTCTTTCCAACTCAGATCTCGAAACATGGTTATCCCCATTGCAATCAACTTCCTCAAATAGCCTGTTGTAGTTTGCATCAATTTGGAATTTTAGTTTTTCAGTTTTTGTCTTGCACACATGAAGTGAAAATACAACAAATTACAGTATACAATCTCTTCCGTCTAGAATAACCTCAAGCGACGGGTTATTCTTAGACGAAAAGTATATGCCAAACAATTGCAGAAACTGACCTTCTGATAGCTGCTTTATCAGCTGTGCCTTCATCATTTAGGAGTCTGCCAACCACATCATTCTGAACATGCTTTAAGACTTCGGATATAAGATGTCCCTTTAATTCTCTTTCCTTTCTCACATGTTCAATCCATGGCTTGATAAATGTCTATTCAGAATATTATAAGGATATGCATAGTTAGCAGattgactgcacctgagtttccacatAATCCGAAAGATTCTAGAAATAACTTTCTGTGTTGTCTCTAAAAAAAACAGAGGACAAAATAGTAATATGACAAATTGTGCATTATGCATTACCTGATACACTTTGTTGAGTGATTCTTTTGGGAGGTATTGTCTATCCAAAGCATGTTTTGTTTGGTTAATGTATTCTGTCAAGCCACTCACAAATTCTTCCTTGGTTATAATTTGGTCACCATTTCTGTCAAAAATCTTCAACATGTCTGCTATCTGTTCTTCTTTGATGTTTGTGTCTGTTAATTTGTTCTTGAGCAGTAAGTCTTTTACTTCTGATGCTGATAAATCCTTGCCCCCATGCTGACTAATTTCATGGTATAGCCTGCATAATCAAGAAGATAGTTACAAAAGTAATTCTGTTATGATATGTATAGATGCTAATCAAATTGATTCAAGAAACTGTTCCCTGAGATCTGACTCACCCACTTATGGCAGTTACATTGGGAGTGCCATCCTCGGCCAGAATCTTTTGTAGAGTTTGCTTCTCCACGCGTTCCAAAATCCTTAATATTAGATCATCATGTTTTATGTACTCTAATCTTGTTTTCTCTATATGAGGTTTGAATATCTGCAGAAAATGTAAAAAGTATTTAATTTTCATGACAGTATAAGTAAAAGAGTTTTACATACTCATTTAACAGTATATTGCtacatcaacaaaaataattaatttttaaatttattatttaaaaaattatctaaatacataaatttaattagataattatatactgtcattatattaaaattaaaatcatataaaaaatatctcGTCCATGTTACtatcaacaaaaatatttaacttaAAGGACTATTTGATTGACAATGTAAAACTCATTCTGGTAATTCACAATGATAAAGTGATTTTAAGGAGGTAGTCTAAAGGCTAATAGAAAATGTTGGATGAGAAACCTGGTAAATGAAGTATGAGATTAGAAAGATGATAGCTATGGTAAGAGCAACTATCAAGGTCACATAGTGTGAGGTGTGGAACAAGTTGGGAATCTGCATTATGAAGAGTGGAATAACTGATAACGCCATGATTCTTGCCATCTTTCTAGTCTCTACGTCCATACTGATTCCATAACCTATGTAATTCTTTTATGTCAATTTATGtaactccagaggagaagaaattGTTCTGTTTTTTCTGTTATAAGACAAAATAACAAACATTATGAACTAAAAAGAACTCTGAAAATAACCAAGATGATACCAGTCAATGAATTTTTTATCCTTTCCGTTGTTGAAATCGTTCCATCAAAGTCATTCTTCAACTTTTGCTTTCCAATGATGACACAGGTTCCCCACACAAGAGTGAGAAGCAAAATGGAGGAACCAGCCAACAAGCCAACTCCAGTTGAAGCAGACTCTTGTGCACTCTCCTTATCACTTGAAAGCCCAGTCACTTATATAAAGAAACATAATCCACACAAAAAAATGAAGATTAGCTAAGTACTGCATTGAAAGatacaataattatatatctaacagGCTTCTtcgtatataattatttatagtccgattttgtaaatattttaggaggtaagaaaaatgttagaaggtcattagaatttattgtttttagtcaTTATTTAGCCATCAACTCAATTCTTATATTTTAGTTCTTTTAgtataataatctaataatatatatatttttttaaagtaaaaaaagctCAACACAACATGATAGAGTAACAAAGTAAATAACAACTGGCTACTCAATCATAAAACAATTTCTAGTTATCTTCGGCATAGCCATTAACAACCAAAAGATTCACCACCACTCCACTCATCAGCTAGCAAGAAGGACCTGTTTATGATTTTCACCACGCTTGAGCCTTGATTCCTCAAAAGTCTATCATTGCGATCTATCCAAGTTGTCCAGATAACAGCAAAGAAGCCAGGCAACCACCTCTAATATATTTTATCGCataattttaaacattaataGCTAACTgatggttaaaaataataaattttgatggtcTTCTAACAttcatcaaataataaaaatcgaACTATAAAATCTTTTAGTACcagaattttgataattaaatgcCAAAATCTGAAATCACATAAATTTATATATCTAACCGTTCCAAATAAAGAaacatacatgaattaaaaggaAGAAAATCATACCAAGAAGAATCAAGGACTCAGGAAGTGCACCAAGGATATCAAAGGCACTAGCACCAAAGACACCAGGTCCAAGAATCTTGAAGATTTGTTCACCACCAGCAGCCAAGTATGATTCACCATGGAACAACAAGTACTCATACACCAATATCAGGAACAAGTGGCCAAAAATGTTGTTGGAACATGGCAAGAACCCATACATTTGTTTGCAGTACTTCCCTGAAGGAGGAGGCTCAACAACAGAAACCTCAAATTGTTGGTGTTTGAGGTGTAAGTAATTAGTGTTTGCATGTTGAGGATGAACATGATGATCAAGAACTCCATCAGAGACCAATAATAACCCATCAGAGGGATTGTTGTTATTAGTGTTAAGAGTGCGGCATTCAACAACATGATGATCAAGTGTTACAGTTACAAAAATAataagaacaacttttgaaatAATGCTTCTCATTTTCTTAATGTAGAACAGAGTGAGGactaagagaaaattaaaattgtgGTTGGATTgacaaataaaagataagaatggctgcactatattattattatgttcagttcttcaatttattgagtcTTCTTTTTTAATTGTGTGCCAGTTGTTGTTGAGCATctccatttatttatttacattaaaaAACTGAGGATTCCCTCAAGACCTTGGAGTTGGAAAAGCGAGGAAAAAGGAGAGGACATACAATTTTCATAAAGATGattatattgataaaaaaaagaataattaatGTGCACTTGTGACATTTCTTTTATAAGAAATTGTACCActagttttgaattttgataagATATTACTACGGAGTATTAGTATTTGCATTGTCAACTAATGTCAAGCATCATATAGCATTATAatatgggaaaattttaaaatattctaaaaataccaGTTTTAGCTATTGATCTTAATcatgaaattatatattatttatatataattaaaattaacggatAAAATTACATAATATATCTGAAACTCTTCCTATAATATAATGATTGTTTGCGACTTTGCCGTATTATCACTTTGGCTATTAAATACTAGGGGTGAAAATATAGGCcaagttttatttttaataagattGATATGTAATGTAGTTAATTAGTCTAaacataatttattaattataaacaaatttttaAGTACTAAATCTAAACTTAGTGTATTATTAAATTTGGTTTGGTTTAAAACTTGTCATAaagtttgatattttttaaaaagtattttttattacaaaaaaactACTTATATGCAATATTTACAAAtaatatctaaatttttaaaggaattaaaatatgcaaaaatataCTTAGAATAAAGtataacataattaaaaaatttaataatttttataattatgaaaaaaaatgtatatttatttatatattaataggtTTAGATAGGCTTAACAGGTCAATTAAGTTAATTTGTTAGTTTGATTCTAATTTGTCAGTTTGATTCTAATTTATTGTTGAGTTAaattaattgatgatgacaaatattattttattgggcTAATTATCCAATTAGCATTGATTATT
This region of Arachis hypogaea cultivar Tifrunner chromosome 8, arahy.Tifrunner.gnm2.J5K5, whole genome shotgun sequence genomic DNA includes:
- the LOC112707393 gene encoding sodium/calcium exchanger NCL1; this translates as MRSIISKVVLIIFVTVTLDHHVVECRTLNTNNNNPSDGLLLVSDGVLDHHVHPQHANTNYLHLKHQQFEVSVVEPPPSGKYCKQMYGFLPCSNNIFGHLFLILVYEYLLFHGESYLAAGGEQIFKILGPGVFGASAFDILGALPESLILLVTGLSSDKESAQESASTGVGLLAGSSILLLTLVWGTCVIIGKQKLKNDFDGTISTTERIKNSLTGYGISMDVETRKMARIMALSVIPLFIMQIPNLFHTSHYVTLIVALTIAIIFLISYFIYQIFKPHIEKTRLEYIKHDDLILRILERVEKQTLQKILAEDGTPNVTAISGLYHEISQHGGKDLSASEVKDLLLKNKLTDTNIKEEQIADMLKIFDRNGDQIITKEEFVSGLTEYINQTKHALDRQYLPKESLNKVYQTFIKPWIEHVRKERELKGHLISEVLKHVQNDVVGRLLNDEGTADKAAIRRLFEEVDCNGDNHVSRSELERMVKNIHFSHVVDVEEAVTKLVQDLDINRDNEISKDEFVDGFTKWINSNSSQTAHSKTSSHGTHQTWEDVEKVMEQNQSKGISAWMEAIGYVVLGITMLSLLAEPLIASVQNFSQEAGISSFFISFILVPLATNFREATSAIREASHKKSSNTSQTIYEIYGAVFMNNILGFVVISILIYVRDITWEFSADVLVVAIVCAVMGIAASFRHTFPLWTSIPAYLLYLISLLFVFVLKDIFNYV